One part of the Vogesella sp. LIG4 genome encodes these proteins:
- the bioD gene encoding dethiobiotin synthase: MAQGYFITGTDTEIGKTHSAVKLVQHLQAQGKRVLAMKPVASGCDILPDGSWHNDDVARLVAATGQTDLDLMNPYRFVPPVSPHIAARQAGVEIDLALIADHYQRLAAQADVVLVEGAGGWLAPLSDRYRMQELAQRLQLPVILVVGMRLGCINHALLTAQAIQAAGCQLAGWVANRVVPSQLAYADNLATLQQYLGEPLLELPFEG, from the coding sequence GTGGCACAAGGCTATTTCATTACCGGCACCGATACCGAGATCGGCAAGACGCACAGTGCGGTGAAGCTGGTGCAGCACCTGCAGGCGCAGGGCAAGCGGGTGCTGGCGATGAAGCCGGTGGCCTCCGGCTGCGACATCCTGCCGGACGGCAGCTGGCACAACGACGACGTGGCGCGGCTGGTGGCCGCTACCGGGCAGACAGACCTGGACCTGATGAACCCCTACCGCTTCGTGCCGCCGGTATCGCCGCACATCGCGGCGCGTCAGGCCGGGGTGGAGATCGACCTTGCGCTGATTGCTGATCACTATCAAAGGTTGGCCGCACAGGCCGACGTGGTGCTGGTGGAAGGCGCCGGCGGCTGGCTGGCGCCGCTGTCCGACCGCTACCGCATGCAGGAGCTGGCACAGCGGCTGCAGTTGCCGGTGATCCTGGTGGTGGGCATGCGCCTGGGCTGCATCAATCATGCGCTGCTGACGGCACAGGCCATCCAGGCTGCAGGTTGCCAGCTGGCCGGCTGGGTGGCCAACCGCGTGGTGCCCAGTCAGCTGGCCTATGCCGACAATCTGGCCACCTTGCAGCAGTACCTGGGCGAGCCGCTGCTGGAGCTGCCGTTCGAGGGCTGA
- a CDS encoding twin transmembrane helix small protein, with protein MNVIVPLLLLLIIGSLAYALRSLTRGGDPRRTVKALTLRVVLSISLFALVMAGKLWGNW; from the coding sequence ATGAATGTGATCGTACCGTTGCTGTTGTTGCTCATTATCGGTTCACTGGCCTATGCACTGCGTTCACTGACCCGCGGCGGTGACCCGCGTCGCACCGTGAAGGCACTGACCCTGCGCGTGGTGCTGTCGATCAGCCTGTTCGCCCTGGTGATGGCCGGCAAGCTCTGGGGAAACTGGTAG
- a CDS encoding DUF2970 domain-containing protein, with amino-acid sequence MKLPLQALRAVFSAFIGIRKGQEARQDSKLSFADVVTAAIVLAALLIGLLLLLVHLVTS; translated from the coding sequence ATGAAGCTCCCGCTGCAAGCCCTGCGTGCCGTTTTCTCGGCCTTCATCGGCATCCGCAAGGGGCAGGAAGCCAGACAGGACAGCAAGCTGAGCTTTGCGGATGTGGTGACCGCCGCCATCGTGCTGGCGGCCTTGCTGATCGGATTGTTGCTGTTGCTGGTGCATCTGGTGACGTCATGA
- a CDS encoding cytochrome c oxidase assembly protein has product MEQRQLVPARDNRALLLKLSVVACAMFAFAWGLIPVYDALCKVTGLNKLLVPDSVAAAPASSRSQAAPLTLTFDATVQPGLPWEVRPLVSSLQARPGEFVRVDYEITNASNRHVVGQAIPRYLPAAAAEYVKKLDCFCFAQQAFEPGQTKRFPVVFVVDKSIPAGIDSITLAYTIFDVPGRS; this is encoded by the coding sequence ATGGAACAGCGCCAGCTAGTGCCTGCCCGCGACAACCGCGCCCTGCTGTTGAAGCTCAGCGTGGTGGCTTGCGCCATGTTCGCATTCGCCTGGGGGCTTATCCCGGTGTACGACGCGCTGTGCAAGGTTACCGGGCTGAACAAGCTGCTGGTGCCGGACTCGGTAGCGGCCGCGCCAGCCAGCAGCCGCAGCCAGGCAGCACCGCTGACGCTCACCTTCGACGCCACGGTGCAGCCGGGCCTGCCGTGGGAAGTGCGGCCGCTGGTGTCCAGCTTGCAGGCGCGCCCAGGCGAGTTCGTGCGGGTGGATTATGAAATCACCAATGCCAGCAACCGCCATGTGGTCGGGCAGGCGATACCCCGCTACCTGCCGGCGGCGGCGGCAGAGTACGTGAAGAAACTGGATTGCTTCTGTTTTGCGCAGCAGGCATTCGAACCGGGGCAGACCAAGCGCTTTCCGGTGGTGTTCGTGGTGGACAAGAGCATTCCCGCCGGCATCGACAGCATTACGCTGGCGTATACCATTTTCGATGTGCCGGGGCGCTCATGA
- a CDS encoding cytochrome c oxidase subunit 3: MIKQHEQSHYFVPDPSRWPIIGSLALFCLGLGAAFAVNSMAVGKLGLLAGFAILFWMLFGWFGDVIRESLAGRYHGWEDHSFRWGMGWFIFSEVMFFAAFFGALFYVRTISVPELGNDLHKLLYPDFTPSWPLVTGPGMTAHYEAMEAWGLPAVNTLILLSSGATLTWAHWGLLAGKRRQLATGLGITVLLGASFLSLQMYEYAHAMREMGLSLASGAYGMTFFMLTGFHGLHVFLGAIMLSVMWLRVQRGHFSAEHHFAFEAAAWYWHFVDVVWLILFVFVYWL, translated from the coding sequence ATGATAAAACAACACGAGCAGAGCCATTATTTCGTGCCGGACCCGTCCCGCTGGCCCATCATCGGCTCGCTGGCGCTGTTCTGCCTGGGGTTGGGAGCGGCCTTCGCCGTCAACAGCATGGCGGTGGGCAAGCTGGGCTTGCTGGCCGGTTTTGCCATCCTGTTCTGGATGCTGTTCGGCTGGTTCGGTGATGTGATCCGCGAGAGCCTGGCCGGGCGCTATCACGGCTGGGAGGATCACTCCTTCCGCTGGGGCATGGGCTGGTTCATCTTCTCCGAAGTGATGTTCTTTGCCGCCTTTTTCGGCGCGCTGTTCTATGTGCGGACGATCTCGGTGCCGGAGCTGGGCAACGACCTGCACAAGCTCTTGTACCCGGATTTCACTCCCAGCTGGCCACTGGTCACCGGGCCGGGCATGACCGCGCATTACGAGGCGATGGAAGCCTGGGGGCTGCCGGCGGTTAACACCCTGATCCTGTTGAGTTCCGGCGCCACGCTGACCTGGGCGCATTGGGGCCTGCTGGCCGGCAAGCGCCGGCAACTGGCTACCGGGCTGGGCATCACCGTGCTGCTGGGCGCGTCCTTCCTGAGCCTGCAGATGTACGAATACGCGCACGCCATGCGCGAGATGGGGCTGAGTCTGGCATCCGGCGCCTATGGCATGACCTTCTTCATGCTGACCGGTTTTCACGGCCTGCATGTATTCCTGGGCGCCATCATGCTGTCGGTGATGTGGCTGCGGGTGCAGCGCGGGCATTTCAGTGCCGAGCACCATTTCGCCTTCGAGGCGGCTGCCTGGTACTGGCACTTCGTGGATGTGGTGTGGCTGATCCTGTTCGTGTTCGTGTACTGGTTGTAG
- the coxB gene encoding cytochrome c oxidase subunit II, with translation MLSRYARLGIWGCAPLSAAASRLNFQTPVTQLAQEVYDMHLLLLYITGAIFVLVFVVMFWAILHHRKSVGHQAKHFHENTTVEIVWTVIPFLILVGMALPATRLILQQKSSAGAEMTIKVTGYQWKWQYDYLDQNLRFMSHLATPHDAIVNAANLSDNYLLEVDEPLVVPTGAKVRLLLTASDVIHSWWVPQLGVKQDAIPGFVRDAWFKVDKPGIYRGQCTELCGKDHGFMPIVVLAKTPEEYQQWLAAKQKAAAASADDPNKIWKLEDLKARGEKVFSQNCVACHQANGKGIPGSFPALDGSKIATTDKPAHIEIVLNGSKRNPAMQAWGKQLSDTDIAAVITYERNAWGNHTGDVVQPKEIKAARGGKA, from the coding sequence ATGCTTTCCCGTTATGCCCGCCTTGGGATCTGGGGGTGCGCACCGCTGTCTGCGGCCGCGTCCAGGCTGAACTTCCAGACGCCCGTTACGCAGCTGGCCCAAGAAGTCTACGACATGCACTTGCTGCTGCTGTACATCACCGGCGCCATTTTCGTGCTGGTGTTTGTCGTGATGTTCTGGGCCATCCTGCACCACCGCAAATCCGTCGGCCACCAGGCCAAGCATTTCCATGAGAACACCACGGTCGAGATCGTCTGGACGGTTATTCCGTTCCTGATCCTGGTGGGCATGGCACTGCCTGCCACCCGGCTGATCCTGCAGCAGAAAAGCAGCGCCGGCGCGGAAATGACCATCAAGGTCACCGGTTACCAGTGGAAGTGGCAGTACGACTACCTGGACCAGAACCTGCGCTTCATGAGCCACCTGGCCACACCGCACGATGCCATCGTCAATGCGGCCAATCTTAGCGACAACTACCTGCTGGAAGTGGACGAGCCGCTGGTGGTGCCAACCGGCGCCAAGGTGCGGCTGCTGCTCACCGCCAGCGACGTGATCCACTCCTGGTGGGTGCCGCAGCTGGGCGTGAAACAGGATGCGATCCCGGGTTTCGTGCGTGATGCCTGGTTCAAGGTGGACAAGCCGGGCATCTACCGCGGGCAGTGCACCGAGCTGTGCGGCAAGGACCATGGCTTCATGCCCATCGTGGTGCTGGCCAAAACGCCGGAGGAATACCAGCAGTGGCTGGCCGCCAAGCAGAAGGCCGCCGCCGCCAGTGCCGACGACCCCAACAAGATCTGGAAGCTGGAAGACCTGAAGGCGCGTGGCGAGAAGGTGTTCAGCCAGAACTGCGTAGCCTGCCACCAGGCCAACGGCAAGGGTATTCCGGGCTCCTTCCCGGCGCTGGATGGCTCCAAGATCGCTACCACCGACAAGCCGGCGCATATCGAAATCGTACTCAACGGCAGCAAGCGCAACCCGGCAATGCAGGCCTGGGGCAAGCAGCTGTCGGATACCGACATTGCAGCGGTAATCACCTACGAGCGTAATGCGTGGGGCAACCATACCGGCGACGTGGTGCAGCCCAAGGAAATCAAGGCTGCCCGTGGCGGCAAGGCGTAA
- a CDS encoding SURF1 family protein translates to MLLALVPLALAVWQYQRGEQRTAQLAAFERAANLPPRHLAEIALQAEPNGQRVWLTVRDSKPSVRIAGALLDERDGVREWQAVQLLDGSWVVVDRGWLPRPVGIMSLPLPVGRLSGRWVPHPRPYLLSKARIGLEGEVDALDWAALAASLPGHLRDGLVVLEPTLRPYTTWPVKPAFDPQRHYAYALQWLLMALCMVVLALMMRRRQHASRTGQD, encoded by the coding sequence TTGTTGCTGGCGCTGGTGCCGCTGGCGCTGGCGGTGTGGCAATACCAGCGCGGCGAGCAGCGCACGGCGCAGCTGGCGGCGTTCGAGCGTGCGGCCAACCTGCCGCCGCGGCACCTGGCGGAAATCGCCCTGCAGGCGGAGCCGAACGGGCAGCGGGTATGGCTGACGGTGCGCGACAGCAAGCCCTCGGTGCGCATCGCCGGTGCCTTGCTCGACGAGCGCGACGGCGTGCGCGAATGGCAGGCGGTGCAGTTGCTGGATGGCAGCTGGGTGGTGGTGGACCGCGGCTGGCTGCCGCGCCCGGTGGGCATCATGAGCTTGCCGCTGCCTGTCGGCCGGCTGTCCGGGCGCTGGGTGCCGCACCCCCGGCCCTACCTGCTCAGCAAGGCGCGCATCGGGCTGGAAGGTGAGGTGGATGCGCTGGACTGGGCGGCGCTGGCCGCCAGCCTGCCGGGGCATCTGCGTGACGGGCTGGTGGTGCTGGAGCCCACCTTACGGCCCTATACCACCTGGCCGGTGAAGCCGGCATTCGATCCGCAGCGGCACTACGCCTATGCGCTGCAGTGGCTGCTGATGGCGCTGTGCATGGTGGTATTGGCGCTGATGATGAGGAGGAGACAGCATGCAAGTCGCACTGGGCAAGACTGA
- the ctaD gene encoding cytochrome c oxidase subunit I, with translation MAIAETTHAGHGEHHGKPHGIGRWLYATNHKDIGTLYLWFAFSMFITGGILALCIRAELFRPGLQFFQPELFNQFTTLHGLIMVFGAIMPAFTGLANWMLPLMIGAPDMAFARMNNWSFWLLPPAAALLMLSFIVPGGAAAAGWTLYAPLATQMGMGMDFTIFAIHIMGVSSVMGSINIIVTILNLRAPGMTLMKMPMFAWATLITAYLIIAVMPVLAGVVTMVLTDRHFGTHFFNAAGGGDPILYQHIFWFFGHPEVYIMALPAFGIVSQVIPAFARKPLFGYTSMVYATSSIGILSFMVWAHHMFVTGMPATAQLFFMYATMLIAVPTGVKVFNWVATMWEGSMSFETPMLFAVGFILLFTIGGLSGVTLSIAAVDIQLHGTYYVVAHFHYVLVAGALFSLFAAIYYWFPKMTGRMYNEKLGKFHFWWSMIWFNVTFFPMHFLGLAGMPRRIPDYNLQFADFNAIASVGAFCFGLGQLIFLYNIITSMRSGPLAPEHPWEGANTLEWHIPTPAPYHSFVEAPTVEVGENGVIKSVQGGKHH, from the coding sequence ATGGCGATTGCAGAAACCACCCACGCCGGCCACGGCGAACATCATGGCAAGCCGCACGGCATCGGCCGCTGGCTGTATGCCACCAACCACAAGGATATCGGCACGCTGTACCTGTGGTTTGCGTTCTCGATGTTCATCACCGGCGGCATCCTGGCGTTGTGCATCCGCGCCGAGCTGTTCCGCCCCGGGCTGCAGTTCTTCCAGCCCGAGCTGTTCAACCAGTTCACCACCCTGCACGGGCTGATCATGGTGTTCGGCGCCATCATGCCGGCCTTCACCGGGCTGGCCAACTGGATGCTGCCGCTGATGATAGGCGCGCCGGACATGGCGTTTGCGCGCATGAACAACTGGAGCTTCTGGCTGCTGCCACCGGCTGCCGCGCTGCTGATGCTGTCGTTCATCGTGCCCGGTGGCGCCGCCGCTGCCGGCTGGACGCTGTATGCGCCGCTAGCCACCCAGATGGGCATGGGCATGGATTTCACCATCTTTGCCATCCACATCATGGGGGTAAGCTCGGTGATGGGCTCGATCAACATCATCGTCACCATCCTTAACCTGCGCGCGCCGGGCATGACGCTGATGAAGATGCCGATGTTCGCCTGGGCCACCCTGATCACCGCCTACCTGATCATTGCAGTAATGCCGGTGCTGGCCGGGGTGGTAACCATGGTGCTGACCGACAGGCACTTCGGCACCCACTTCTTCAACGCCGCCGGCGGTGGCGACCCGATCCTGTACCAGCACATCTTCTGGTTCTTCGGCCACCCCGAGGTGTACATCATGGCGCTGCCGGCGTTCGGCATCGTCAGCCAGGTGATTCCAGCCTTCGCCCGCAAGCCACTGTTCGGCTACACCTCGATGGTGTACGCCACCAGTTCCATCGGTATCCTCAGCTTCATGGTATGGGCGCACCACATGTTCGTTACCGGCATGCCGGCCACCGCGCAGCTGTTCTTCATGTACGCCACCATGCTGATCGCCGTGCCCACCGGGGTGAAAGTGTTCAACTGGGTCGCCACCATGTGGGAAGGCAGCATGAGCTTTGAAACACCGATGCTGTTTGCGGTGGGCTTCATCCTGCTGTTCACCATCGGCGGCCTGTCCGGGGTGACGCTGAGCATTGCCGCAGTGGATATCCAGCTGCACGGCACCTATTACGTGGTGGCGCATTTCCACTACGTACTGGTGGCCGGCGCCTTGTTCAGCCTGTTCGCGGCCATCTACTACTGGTTCCCCAAGATGACCGGGCGCATGTACAACGAGAAGCTGGGCAAGTTCCACTTCTGGTGGTCGATGATCTGGTTCAACGTCACCTTCTTCCCGATGCACTTCCTTGGTCTGGCCGGCATGCCGCGCCGCATTCCCGACTACAACCTGCAGTTTGCCGATTTCAACGCCATCGCCAGCGTGGGGGCGTTCTGTTTCGGCCTGGGGCAGCTGATTTTCCTCTACAACATCATTACCAGCATGCGTAGCGGCCCGCTTGCCCCGGAGCACCCGTGGGAAGGCGCCAATACCCTGGAATGGCATATCCCGACACCGGCGCCGTACCACAGCTTTGTCGAGGCGCCGACGGTAGAGGTGGGAGAGAACGGGGTGATCAAGTCGGTACAGGGTGGAAAGCATCACTGA